The Mercurialis annua linkage group LG8, ddMerAnnu1.2, whole genome shotgun sequence genome window below encodes:
- the LOC126660540 gene encoding 3-phosphoinositide-dependent protein kinase 2, with amino-acid sequence MMAMEKDFDSKLRIQSSNNSSASSSPSSSVSSNNKNIANVQRSKSFAFRAPQENFSIQDFELGKIYGVGSYSKVVRAKKKDNGMVYALKIMDKKFITKENKTAYVKLERIVLDQLDHPGIVRLFFTFQDSFSLYMALESCEGGELFDQITRKGRLSETEARFYAAEVVDALEYIHGMGLIHRDIKPENLLLTADGHIKVADFGSVKPMQDSRITVLPNATSDDKACTFVGTAAYVPPEVLNSSPATFGNDLWALGCTLYQMLSGTSPFKDASEWLIFQRIIARDIRFPNYFSEEARDLIDRLLDLEPRRRPGAGLEGYAALKIHPFFKGTNWTNLRDQTPPKLALEAQSGDSEHDADSSWNPTHIGDGSARQSDGNLGASSSGSITRLASIDSFDSKWQQFLDPGESVLMISMVKKLQKITSKKVQLILTNKPKLIYVDPSKLVVKGNIIWSDNSNDLSVQVSSPSHFKICTPKKVMSFEDAKQRAWQWKKAIESLQNP; translated from the exons ATGATGGCTATGGAGAAAGATTTTGATTCAAAGCTTAGGATTCAAAGCAGCAATAACTCTTCAGCATCTTCTTCACCATCCTCTTCTGTTTCTTCTAATAATAAGAACATCGCTAATGTGCAGAGATCTAAAAGCTTTGCATTCAGAGCTCCCCAAGAAAATTTTAGTATTCAAGATTTTGAGCTTGGCAAGATCTATGGCGTTGGTTCTTATTCTAAG GTAGTCAGAGCAAAGAAGAAGGATAATGGAATGGTTTATGCCTTGAAAATCATGGACAAAAAGTTCAtcacaaaagaaaataaaacagcTTACGTGAAGTTGGAACGCATTGTTCTTGATCAATTGGATCATCCTGGAATTGTTAGGCTATTTTTTACTTTTCAAGATTCTTTTTCTCTTT ACATGGCACTTGAATCGTGTGAAGGTGGAGAGCTTTTTGACCAAATAACCAGA AAAGGCCGTTTATCAGAAACTGAAGCTCGCTTCTATGCGGCAGAAGTAGTGGATGCTCTTGAATACATACATGGCATGGGGTTAATACATCGAGATATCAAG CCGGAGAACTTGCTGCTTACAGCAGATGGACATATTAAAGTTGCTGATTTTGGGAGTGTGAAGCCAATGCAGGATAGCCGCATCACTGTCCTTCCAAATGCAACCTCAG ATGATAAGGCTTGCACATTCGTGGGCACAGCCGCATATGTCCCTCCAGAAGTCCTCAACTCTTCTCCTGCAACATTCGG AAATGACCTCTGGGCACTTGGCTGCACCTTGTACCAGATGCTTTCCGGAACTTCTCCTTTCAAAGATGCCAGTGAATGGCTAATATTTCAAAGAATTATAGCCCGGGATATTAGATTTCCCAACTATTTTTCAGAAGAAGCTAGAGATCTAATTGATAGGTTATTG GATTTAGAGCCCCGCAGAAGACCAGGTGCCGGACTTGAGGGCTACGCTGCACTAAAAATCCATCCGTTCTTCAAGGGAACTAACTGGACAAATCTAAGAGACCAGACTCCTCCAAAACTCGCTTTGGAG GCCCAGTCTGGCGATAGTGAGCATGATGCTGATTCTTCATGGAATCCGACACATATTGGGGATGGTTCAGCAAGACAAAGTGATGGCAATCTTGGAGCTTCATCATCTGGTTCTATTACTAGACTTGCTTCAATAGACTCTTTTGATTCCAAATG GCAACAGTTTTTGGATCCAGGGGAATCGGTTCTTATGATCTCAATGGtgaaaaaattacagaaaataaCAAGCAAAAAAGTGCAGCTGATTCTCACTAACAAGCCAAAATTGATATATGTTGATCCATCGAAATTAGTGGTAAAAGGCAACATAATTTGGTCTGACAATTCCAATGACCTGAGTGTACAGGTTTCAAGTCCATCACATTTCAAGATTTGTACG CCGAAGAAGGTAATGTCATTTGAGGATGCAAAACAAAGGGCTTGGCAATGGAAAAAGGCAATTGAGAGTCTTCAAAATCCGTGA
- the LOC126659695 gene encoding bark storage protein A-like isoform X3, producing MAGRPRFMLVVLISFLVVVSVCGIPSEKRISWSRINKINKKGPYIGLITVYPPEENAFFSTRAFKSDSRYPFLDLSGRRFRVGRIYDRKVIYVRCGIGMVNAAAATQQMLDLFDITGIIHFGISGSLNNSMFIGDVSIPKQFAHTGLWNWMNPNGTVDSNDVAQLKIGGYNVPQNDGLNLLGKIGFSHEQFFSVSTEGNAAAPLFWAEVNHDWLQLAATLEGMELEKCVNSSLCLSKKPKLVVGLNASTSNSFLYNAAYRDFLSQNFEVSTTDMESSAVVMTCLSNGFRVIVIRGMSDLAGSQSGENPIHIFDSLAALNTVKVVLRFIINFPVDVLHSKY from the exons ATGGCAGGCAGACCAAGGTTTATGTTGGTTGTTTTGATATCATTTTTGGTGGTTGTATCTGTTTGTGGTATACCATCAGAGAAGAGAATTTCTTGGAGCAGAATCAACAAGATTAACAAGAAAGGGCCTTATATCGGTCTTATTACGGTGTATCCGCCCGAAGAGAATGCTTTCTTTTCAACTCGAGCTTTCAAATCGGATTCTAGATACCCCTTTCTGGATCTTTCAG GACGAAGATTCCGAGTTGGTAGAATCTATGACAGGAAAGTTATCTATGTCAGATGTGGGATTGGAATG GTGAATGCTGCTGCAGCAACACAACAAATGCTAGATCTATTTGACATAACTGGAATTATTCATTTTGGCATTTCTGGGAGTTTAAACAATTCTATGTTCATCGGGGATGTATCAATTCCGAAACAATTTGCTCATACCGGACTCTGGAATTGGATG AACCCAAATGGAACAGTGGACTCTAATGATGTTGCTCAGTTAAAGATTGGAGGCTACAATGTACCACAAAATGATGGCTTGAATCTACTGGGGAAAATCGGGTTCAGCCATGAGCAATTTTTTTCGGTGTCGACGGAGGGTAATGCTGCAGCTCCACTGTTTTGGGCAGAAGTAAACCATGATTGGCTTCAGCTTGCTGCCACTTTGGAG GGAATGGAACTGGAGAAGTGTGTTAACTCGAGTTTGTGCCTTTCGAAAAAGCCGAAGTTAGTAGTTGGACTCAATGCATCAACCTCCAACAGTTTTCTATACAATGCAGCTTATAGAGATTTCCTTTCCCAAAATTTTGAGGTTTCAACAACTGATATGGAGAGTTCTGCAGTAGTAATG ACATGCTTGTCAAATGGTTTTCGAGTGATTGTAATAAGAGGAATGTCAGACTTAGCAGGAAGTCAATCAGGAGAGAATCCAATTCATATATTTGATTCACTTGCTGCTCTTAATACTGTTAAAGTTGTTCTTCGATTTATCATAAACTTTCCGGTAGACGTTTTGCAttctaaatattaa